One Trachemys scripta elegans isolate TJP31775 chromosome 4, CAS_Tse_1.0, whole genome shotgun sequence genomic region harbors:
- the TFEB gene encoding transcription factor EB isoform X2: MASRIGLRMQLMREQAQQEEQRERMQQQAVMHYMQQQQMPLAPTPAINTPVQFQSPPSVPGEVLKVQSYLENPTTYHLQKSRDKKVQEYISETYGNKFATHISPIRHSPKPPPAASPGVRPGHVMSSSAGNSAPNSPMAMLNISSNPEREIDEVIDDIMRLDDVLGYINPEMHMPNTLPMSSSHMNVYSGDPQLTASQVAVTSSSCPADLTQKRDLTDAENRALAKERQKKDNHNLIERRRRFNINDRIKELGMLIPKANDLDVRWNKGTILKASVDYIRRMQKDLQRSRDLENHSRRLEMTNKQLLIRIQELEMQARLHGLPASSPSGVNVAELVQQVVKQEVTGEDGSMEPQQPQLPPDHETQQQPPLPLLPPSPYQLDFTHGLSFDDGSRGFRDQLDPSHHVSFPSLSKKELDLMLMEDTMLPLASDPLFSAMSPEASKASSRRSSFSMEDADML, encoded by the exons ATGGCGTCGCGTATCGGCCTGCGGATGCAGCTTATGCGGGAGCAagcgcagcaggaggagcagagggagcgGATGCAGCAGCAGGCGGTGATGCATtatatgcagcagcagcagatgccGCTGGCCCCCACGCCTGCCATCAACACTCCAGTCCAATTCCAATCCCCACCATCCGTGCCGGGAGAGGTCTTAAAG GTTCAGTCGTACTTGGAGAACCCCACAACGTATCATCTGCAGAAGTCACGGGACAAGAAGGTCCAGGAGTATATCTCTGAAACCTACGGGAACAAGTTTGCTACTCACATCAGTCCTATCCGGCACTCTCCAAAGCCTCCCCCTGCCGCCTCGCCGGGCGTCAGGCCCGGCCATGTCATGTCCTCTTCAGCCGGCAACAGCGCCCCCAACAGCCCCATGGCCATGCTCAACATCAGCTCCAATCCGGAGAGGGAG ATAGACGAGGTCATTGATGACATCATGCGTCTGGATGACGTTTTGGGCTATATTAACCCGGAAATGCACATGCCCAACACC CTTCCAATGTCCAGCAGTCACATGAATGTATATAGTGGTGACCCCCAGCTGACGGCCTCCCAGGTGGCTGTCACCAGCAGTTCCTGCCCCGCTGACCTCACTCAGAAGAGAGACCTGACAG ATGCCGAGAACCGTGCCTTGGCTAAAGAGCGTCAGAAGAAGGACAATCACAACCTGA TTGAAAGAAGACGAAGGTTTAACATCAATGATCGCATCAAAGAACTCGGAATGCTGATCCCAAAAGCCAATGATCT GGATGTTCGCTGGAACAAAGGGACAATCCTGAAGGCCTCGGTTGATTACATCAGGAGGATGCAGAAGGACCTGCAGAGGTCGCGGGATCTGGAGAATCACTCTCGGCGTCTGGAAATGACGAATAAGCAGTTACTGATCCGTATCCAG GAGTTGGAGATGCAGGCACGCCTCCATGGGCTGCCCGCCTCCTCACCCTCCGGCGTGAACGTGGCAGAACTAGTTCAGCAGGTCGTGAAGCAAGAAGTGACCGGAGAGGATGGGTCGATGGAGCCTCAGCAGCCCCAGCTACCTCCAGACCATGAGACGCAGCAACAGCCACCCCTGCCGCTGCTGCCTCCGTCTCCCTACCAGCTGGACTTTACCCATGGCCTGAGCTTTGATGATGGCTCCAGAGGGTTCCGCGACCAGCTGGACCCCAGCCACCATGTCTCTTTCCCCTCTTTATCCAAGAAGGAGCTGGACTTGATGCTGATGGAGGACACCATGTTACCTCTGGCTTCTGACCCCTTGTTCTCCGCCATGTCCCCCGAGGCCTCCAAGGCCAGCAGTCGCAGGAGCAGTTTCAGCATGGAGGATGCTGACATGCTGTGA
- the TFEB gene encoding transcription factor EB isoform X1, translating to MASRIGLRMQLMREQAQQEEQRERMQQQAVMHYMQQQQMPLAPTPAINTPVQFQSPPSVPGEVLKVQSYLENPTTYHLQKSRDKKVQEYISETYGNKFATHISPIRHSPKPPPAASPGVRPGHVMSSSAGNSAPNSPMAMLNISSNPEREIDEVIDDIMRLDDVLGYINPEMHMPNTLPMSSSHMNVYSGDPQLTASQVAVTSSSCPADLTQKRDLTGNAYAENRALAKERQKKDNHNLIERRRRFNINDRIKELGMLIPKANDLDVRWNKGTILKASVDYIRRMQKDLQRSRDLENHSRRLEMTNKQLLIRIQELEMQARLHGLPASSPSGVNVAELVQQVVKQEVTGEDGSMEPQQPQLPPDHETQQQPPLPLLPPSPYQLDFTHGLSFDDGSRGFRDQLDPSHHVSFPSLSKKELDLMLMEDTMLPLASDPLFSAMSPEASKASSRRSSFSMEDADML from the exons ATGGCGTCGCGTATCGGCCTGCGGATGCAGCTTATGCGGGAGCAagcgcagcaggaggagcagagggagcgGATGCAGCAGCAGGCGGTGATGCATtatatgcagcagcagcagatgccGCTGGCCCCCACGCCTGCCATCAACACTCCAGTCCAATTCCAATCCCCACCATCCGTGCCGGGAGAGGTCTTAAAG GTTCAGTCGTACTTGGAGAACCCCACAACGTATCATCTGCAGAAGTCACGGGACAAGAAGGTCCAGGAGTATATCTCTGAAACCTACGGGAACAAGTTTGCTACTCACATCAGTCCTATCCGGCACTCTCCAAAGCCTCCCCCTGCCGCCTCGCCGGGCGTCAGGCCCGGCCATGTCATGTCCTCTTCAGCCGGCAACAGCGCCCCCAACAGCCCCATGGCCATGCTCAACATCAGCTCCAATCCGGAGAGGGAG ATAGACGAGGTCATTGATGACATCATGCGTCTGGATGACGTTTTGGGCTATATTAACCCGGAAATGCACATGCCCAACACC CTTCCAATGTCCAGCAGTCACATGAATGTATATAGTGGTGACCCCCAGCTGACGGCCTCCCAGGTGGCTGTCACCAGCAGTTCCTGCCCCGCTGACCTCACTCAGAAGAGAGACCTGACAGGTAACGCAT ATGCCGAGAACCGTGCCTTGGCTAAAGAGCGTCAGAAGAAGGACAATCACAACCTGA TTGAAAGAAGACGAAGGTTTAACATCAATGATCGCATCAAAGAACTCGGAATGCTGATCCCAAAAGCCAATGATCT GGATGTTCGCTGGAACAAAGGGACAATCCTGAAGGCCTCGGTTGATTACATCAGGAGGATGCAGAAGGACCTGCAGAGGTCGCGGGATCTGGAGAATCACTCTCGGCGTCTGGAAATGACGAATAAGCAGTTACTGATCCGTATCCAG GAGTTGGAGATGCAGGCACGCCTCCATGGGCTGCCCGCCTCCTCACCCTCCGGCGTGAACGTGGCAGAACTAGTTCAGCAGGTCGTGAAGCAAGAAGTGACCGGAGAGGATGGGTCGATGGAGCCTCAGCAGCCCCAGCTACCTCCAGACCATGAGACGCAGCAACAGCCACCCCTGCCGCTGCTGCCTCCGTCTCCCTACCAGCTGGACTTTACCCATGGCCTGAGCTTTGATGATGGCTCCAGAGGGTTCCGCGACCAGCTGGACCCCAGCCACCATGTCTCTTTCCCCTCTTTATCCAAGAAGGAGCTGGACTTGATGCTGATGGAGGACACCATGTTACCTCTGGCTTCTGACCCCTTGTTCTCCGCCATGTCCCCCGAGGCCTCCAAGGCCAGCAGTCGCAGGAGCAGTTTCAGCATGGAGGATGCTGACATGCTGTGA